The genome window TTTTTTTCCATGATCTGTCGAATATGTCCTATATATTTTGGTTAAGCGAAATTTGACTATGTCACGACTGAATGGGTTATTTTGCTCAGTTTTTCCACCACGCGACCGGGGCCGATAAGTACATTTGAGCCTACAACTACTCCGCCACACGCTATAGCGCCTTGGCTCATATGCGAAAAATCACCTATTTCGCAGTCATGGTCGATTATCGCGCCGGTATTGACGATGACGCCACGTCCGACCTTTGAACTTGCCCCTAGAAACGATTTCGCTCCAATCAGGGTGCCAGCTCCCACGGAAGCGGTTGGTGACAGGCATGCCGTTGGATGGGCGATCCAAGGTAGGGTGTGGTTGTTGTCCTCAAGGATTTTGTACCACAGTCGGCGTTTTTCATTATCGCCAATGGCTACGAAAGCTGACTTTACAGATGGAAACTTTGCG of Bdellovibrio bacteriovorus contains these proteins:
- a CDS encoding acetyltransferase, giving the protein MMNKQIFIVGCGGHSKVVTDALVATQRWDIVGYIDEVPKSSEFLGCPVFNSLTNLYAKFPSVKSAFVAIGDNEKRRLWYKILEDNNHTLPWIAHPTACLSPTASVGAGTLIGAKSFLGASSKVGRGVIVNTGAIIDHDCEIGDFSHMSQGAIACGGVVVGSNVLIGPGRVVEKLSKITHSVVT